Proteins encoded within one genomic window of Methanothrix harundinacea 6Ac:
- a CDS encoding sulfurtransferase encodes MRSKLAKSGALLIIIIAFTSGTVAKCPSDTFNPGAWSGQSWLDTSTSQKSSNSSAADTNNETAAEEPKTASDEDEYIDSTFITAEELVEMLESETKTLVAYVSISPPQGSSYIEDSINLSSDRFFQKDDSGNEILKSVSRMAGALGDAGITEEDGVVIYGDCFSCGDSTFVLWMMKYLGHQNVRILQGPATGLSTASTMTTKPVAIYLADPAPELLADYDSIAAGEFVVVDARTSDQFEIDHIDGAVNIDFNTLIEGDWIKDDSALAEIFVDLEGDSPIVVYSDNFREASIAWYALQHLGYDARIYRDY; translated from the coding sequence ATGCGAAGTAAACTCGCGAAGAGTGGAGCGTTGCTGATAATAATTATCGCTTTTACAAGCGGGACAGTCGCCAAATGCCCCAGCGACACCTTCAATCCCGGTGCCTGGAGCGGCCAATCATGGCTCGATACTTCAACAAGTCAGAAATCGAGCAACTCATCTGCAGCTGACACGAATAACGAGACGGCGGCCGAAGAGCCTAAAACGGCCTCGGATGAGGATGAATATATCGACTCCACATTCATAACTGCAGAGGAGCTGGTGGAGATGCTCGAAAGCGAGACGAAAACCCTCGTCGCCTACGTCAGCATCAGCCCCCCTCAGGGATCCTCGTACATCGAGGATTCGATAAATCTCTCCTCAGACAGGTTCTTCCAGAAAGACGATTCTGGAAACGAGATCCTGAAATCCGTCTCTAGAATGGCCGGGGCTCTGGGAGACGCCGGGATCACCGAGGAGGATGGGGTGGTGATATACGGGGACTGCTTCTCCTGCGGCGATTCGACCTTCGTCTTATGGATGATGAAGTACCTGGGCCATCAGAACGTCCGAATCCTCCAGGGACCGGCGACTGGCCTATCCACGGCATCGACTATGACGACGAAGCCTGTCGCGATCTACTTGGCCGATCCTGCCCCTGAACTTCTCGCAGATTACGATTCCATCGCCGCAGGGGAGTTTGTGGTCGTCGACGCTAGAACTTCAGATCAGTTCGAAATAGACCACATCGATGGAGCGGTGAACATCGACTTCAACACCTTGATCGAAGGCGACTGGATCAAGGATGATTCAGCCCTCGCCGAGATATTCGTCGATCTCGAAGGGGATAGCCCCATAGTCGTCTATTCCGATAACTTCCGGGAGGCCTCCATCGCCTGGTACGCCCTTCAGCATTTGGGGTATGACGCAAGGATTTACAGAGACTATTGA
- a CDS encoding ATP-binding protein: MAEMADLYDERWKETPGQESAPPEGLARIGQKPQTIARDESSNPYFRIISKDVREYHFIVPSEEVVELGEIFSIRDGRREAEITFLARITDILHDSNYDGNWDTVIRGDGFYDSDQIFCRVVAEPLGCVVRDEGGERFRKARTIPAKFSPAAKAGREELKFLADEEADVEVGLLRNGSEIVEGIPVALASFAMDHHMGVFATTGMGKSNFMKVFAASCMKKASSKESKFGLLIVDPHGEYILGNEGTKGLLHLARYRDGIVCYSTDPRHKKDPAVSELTVKKSEILPQDIEVLYAWTSAQREALEAISRVFFEEGWIEEFLTPEGAAKMIAEGFHEKTVGRIGRTIKTILDKNRYISDFTSSIPGIINSLLAGKVVLVDIPNLGERSELFLLSILSRAILERYRIESAEGARGKSCLITIEEAQRVLGGGEGSLARFESIAREGRKFGVGLCAITQQPKLIDKQLLSQFNTFVILGLADRNDRTRLEESAKQDLSSLDVEIQTLEKGEAIISTLKIPFPVPASIHLYEKYLERLNREGPSEGRGRMGGFNPPPD; the protein is encoded by the coding sequence ATGGCAGAAATGGCAGATTTATATGATGAAAGGTGGAAGGAAACCCCGGGGCAGGAGAGCGCCCCCCCGGAGGGTCTCGCCAGAATCGGTCAGAAGCCCCAGACCATAGCCAGGGACGAAAGCTCTAACCCCTACTTCAGGATCATATCAAAAGACGTTCGGGAGTACCACTTCATCGTCCCGAGCGAGGAGGTGGTGGAGCTGGGGGAGATCTTCTCGATCCGGGACGGGAGGAGGGAGGCGGAGATCACCTTCCTCGCCAGGATCACCGACATCCTCCACGACTCCAACTACGACGGAAACTGGGACACCGTCATCCGGGGCGACGGCTTCTACGACTCCGACCAGATCTTCTGCCGGGTGGTGGCAGAGCCCCTCGGCTGCGTCGTAAGGGATGAGGGCGGGGAGCGGTTCCGGAAGGCGAGGACGATCCCCGCCAAGTTCTCCCCGGCGGCGAAGGCCGGGAGGGAGGAGCTGAAGTTCCTCGCCGACGAGGAGGCGGACGTCGAGGTGGGGCTCCTCCGAAACGGGAGCGAGATCGTCGAGGGGATCCCCGTCGCCCTCGCAAGCTTCGCCATGGACCACCACATGGGGGTCTTTGCGACGACGGGCATGGGCAAATCGAACTTCATGAAGGTCTTCGCCGCATCGTGCATGAAGAAGGCCTCCTCGAAGGAGTCGAAGTTCGGCCTCCTCATCGTCGACCCCCACGGCGAGTATATCCTGGGCAACGAGGGGACCAAGGGGCTCCTCCACCTCGCCCGGTACCGGGATGGGATCGTCTGCTACTCCACCGATCCTCGGCACAAAAAGGATCCGGCCGTCTCGGAGCTGACGGTGAAGAAGAGCGAGATCCTCCCCCAGGATATAGAGGTCCTCTACGCCTGGACCTCCGCCCAGAGGGAGGCGCTGGAGGCGATATCCCGGGTCTTCTTCGAGGAGGGGTGGATCGAGGAGTTCCTCACCCCCGAAGGGGCGGCGAAGATGATCGCCGAGGGGTTCCACGAGAAGACCGTCGGAAGGATCGGGAGGACGATCAAGACGATCCTGGACAAGAACCGCTACATATCGGACTTCACCTCCAGCATCCCCGGGATCATCAATAGCCTCCTCGCGGGAAAGGTCGTCCTGGTGGACATTCCGAACCTGGGGGAGAGGAGCGAGCTCTTCCTCCTCTCGATCCTCTCCCGGGCGATCTTAGAACGGTACAGGATCGAGAGCGCCGAGGGGGCGAGGGGGAAGAGCTGCCTCATAACGATCGAGGAGGCGCAGCGGGTCCTCGGCGGCGGCGAGGGGAGCCTCGCCAGGTTCGAGTCGATCGCCCGGGAAGGGCGGAAGTTCGGGGTCGGCCTCTGCGCCATAACCCAGCAGCCGAAGCTGATCGATAAGCAGCTCCTCTCCCAGTTCAACACCTTCGTCATCCTCGGCCTCGCCGACCGAAACGACAGGACGCGCCTCGAGGAGTCGGCGAAGCAGGATCTATCGTCCCTGGACGTCGAGATCCAGACCCTGGAGAAGGGGGAGGCGATCATCAGCACCCTGAAGATCCCCTTCCCCGTCCCCGCCAGCATCCATCTGTACGAAAAGTACCTGGAACGGCTCAACCGGGAGGGACCTTCTGAGGGGAGGGGGAGGATGGGGGGATTCAATCCTCCCCCCGATTAG
- a CDS encoding Acg family FMN-binding oxidoreductase: MAEKNLIAWSVDAGDYPASGKIDEKLEFLLRYAVLAPSGPNNQPWRLAVDGNEVTVMADLGRTLPDVEPTNRTTYMSLGCLLTNLLLAAEHFDLGYQVERFPDGIDAETIAVVKFEEDGGASPQYPPDLFPEITERHTNRGAYDDRPIEADKIEAMKEAVGDGGFRLDVLTDPAERAAMAEVLGESHRIQLGNKAFRKDLARWIRRNDEDAWDGLPGYAFGYSDFESYFGKFIFGTFDTSTSRARKEMALMRASPAVGILSTDAEERGTWVEAGMRFERLFLTATKLGVRFDLFSQPVAIAELRERMAGILGVDYPQILIRMGYAPPAKHTPRRTAEMVLAGR, translated from the coding sequence ATGGCAGAGAAGAACCTTATCGCCTGGAGCGTCGACGCCGGGGACTACCCCGCGTCGGGAAAGATCGACGAGAAGCTGGAGTTCCTCCTCCGGTACGCGGTCTTGGCCCCCTCGGGGCCGAACAACCAGCCCTGGAGGCTCGCCGTAGACGGAAACGAGGTGACGGTGATGGCCGACCTCGGCCGGACCCTTCCCGACGTGGAGCCGACGAACAGGACCACCTACATGAGCCTGGGGTGCCTCCTCACAAACCTGCTTTTGGCCGCTGAGCACTTCGATCTAGGCTACCAGGTCGAGCGCTTCCCCGACGGGATCGACGCCGAGACGATCGCCGTCGTGAAGTTCGAGGAGGATGGAGGAGCATCGCCGCAGTATCCGCCTGACCTCTTCCCCGAGATCACAGAAAGGCACACCAACCGCGGCGCCTACGACGACCGGCCTATAGAGGCCGATAAGATCGAGGCGATGAAAGAGGCCGTCGGAGATGGGGGCTTCCGCCTCGACGTCCTCACCGACCCCGCGGAGAGGGCGGCGATGGCCGAGGTCCTGGGGGAGTCCCACAGGATCCAGCTCGGGAACAAGGCCTTCCGAAAGGACCTGGCCCGGTGGATCAGGAGAAACGACGAGGACGCCTGGGACGGCCTTCCTGGCTACGCCTTCGGCTACTCGGACTTCGAGTCCTACTTCGGCAAGTTCATCTTCGGGACCTTCGACACCTCGACGTCCAGGGCCCGAAAGGAGATGGCCCTCATGAGGGCCTCCCCGGCCGTCGGGATCCTTTCCACCGACGCCGAGGAGAGGGGGACCTGGGTCGAGGCGGGGATGAGGTTTGAGCGGCTCTTCCTGACGGCGACGAAATTGGGGGTCAGGTTCGACCTCTTCAGCCAGCCGGTGGCGATCGCCGAGCTCCGGGAGAGGATGGCCGGGATCCTCGGCGTCGATTACCCCCAGATCCTCATCAGGATGGGGTACGCCCCACCGGCGAAGCACACCCCCAGGAGGACGGCGGAGATGGTCCTCGCCGGGAGGTGA
- a CDS encoding metallophosphoesterase family protein, with amino-acid sequence MKIVHMADSHLGFSAYGRVDRWGRNQREEMVYQGFSKTVDKIIDLSPDAVVHAGDVFHHVRPRIRPLYVFQQNLERLVEAGIQVVIISGNHDAPKSYASLSPFSLFEGMEGVQIAHRYRHECFEVGDHHFHCIPFCLSPEDYMEEFRKMQELRAEMSGGRDVLVMHGLVEALWDRRLRTVGEHEIAESFLKGDLTYIALGHYHGQARVAKNAWYSGSVEYFRFSEAKDEKGILLVDLESGRVEQIPVQERYMLDLDPIDCGGLSSREVEEGISAVCQRRGIKEKIVRLRLTDLSREAYRSLSRRIVGELRTEALHLEIIPEFSDEPSLRVTEPVRAEDLPQEFETFVEGEAAGGSIPPAIREEVLGYGTELLARISAKRRTERLDAPQ; translated from the coding sequence ATGAAGATCGTCCACATGGCAGACTCCCACCTCGGCTTCTCCGCCTACGGCCGGGTCGACCGGTGGGGGAGAAACCAGAGAGAAGAGATGGTTTACCAGGGGTTTTCTAAGACCGTCGACAAGATAATCGACCTATCCCCCGACGCCGTCGTCCACGCCGGCGACGTCTTCCACCACGTCCGGCCCCGGATCAGGCCCCTCTACGTCTTCCAGCAGAACCTGGAGCGGCTGGTGGAGGCCGGAATCCAGGTCGTCATCATCAGCGGAAACCACGACGCCCCCAAGAGCTACGCCTCCCTCTCTCCCTTCAGCCTCTTTGAGGGGATGGAGGGGGTCCAGATAGCTCACCGCTACCGGCACGAATGCTTCGAGGTAGGAGACCACCACTTCCACTGCATCCCCTTCTGCCTCAGCCCCGAGGACTACATGGAGGAGTTTAGAAAGATGCAGGAGCTCAGGGCGGAGATGTCGGGAGGAAGGGACGTCCTGGTGATGCACGGCCTGGTGGAGGCGCTCTGGGATAGGAGGCTGCGGACCGTCGGGGAGCACGAGATCGCCGAGAGCTTCCTGAAGGGGGACCTCACCTACATCGCCCTCGGCCACTACCACGGCCAGGCCCGGGTGGCTAAGAACGCCTGGTACAGCGGCTCCGTCGAGTACTTCAGGTTCAGCGAAGCGAAGGACGAGAAGGGGATCCTCCTCGTAGACCTCGAATCCGGGAGGGTGGAGCAGATCCCCGTCCAGGAGAGGTACATGCTCGACCTCGACCCGATCGACTGCGGCGGCCTCTCCTCCCGGGAGGTGGAGGAGGGGATCTCCGCCGTCTGCCAACGTCGGGGGATAAAGGAGAAGATCGTCCGGCTCCGCCTCACAGACCTCTCGAGGGAGGCGTACAGGTCCCTCAGCCGGCGGATCGTCGGCGAGCTGAGGACCGAGGCCCTCCACCTCGAGATCATCCCGGAGTTCAGCGACGAGCCCTCCCTCCGGGTGACGGAGCCGGTGAGGGCGGAGGATCTGCCCCAGGAGTTCGAAACGTTCGTCGAGGGGGAGGCGGCCGGAGGCTCCATCCCCCCGGCGATCAGAGAGGAGGTCCTCGGCTACGGCACTGAACTTCTCGCCCGGATCTCGGCGAAGAGGAGGACGGAGAGGTTGGATGCGCCTCAATAG
- a CDS encoding aldo/keto reductase — protein sequence MEKIRTRPFGGSGRNVTPVGLGGEGILRTYGEEAGAAAVIEEAAIQGIAYFDTAPAYSGSEGYYGTFWRSHPNLRGEIFQTSKSASRTAMGARADLDRTLKTLGLDAIDLWQIHDVRTRQDLREIEGPGGALEAFAEAKEVGRTELIGVTGHHDPSVVTYAVENWPVDAVLIPVNPLEGVLGGFLDGTIGAAKERGIAVIGMKVLGGSHYINPRAGIGPDLLLRYALTQEVSLIIVGCSTPEEVRLLARMGRELEPLSGEEEEKLLALFRPYARRLAFYRGGGPG from the coding sequence ATGGAGAAGATCAGGACCCGGCCCTTCGGCGGGAGCGGCCGCAATGTCACCCCAGTCGGCCTCGGCGGCGAGGGGATCCTCCGGACCTATGGAGAGGAGGCGGGGGCGGCGGCGGTGATCGAAGAGGCTGCAATCCAGGGGATCGCTTACTTCGACACCGCCCCCGCCTACTCGGGGAGCGAGGGCTACTACGGCACCTTCTGGCGGTCCCATCCCAATCTCCGGGGCGAAATCTTTCAGACGAGCAAGTCGGCGTCCCGAACCGCCATGGGCGCCAGGGCCGACCTGGACAGGACCCTGAAGACCCTCGGCCTCGATGCCATCGACCTCTGGCAGATCCACGACGTCAGGACCCGCCAGGACCTCCGGGAGATCGAGGGGCCGGGCGGAGCCCTCGAGGCCTTCGCCGAGGCGAAGGAGGTCGGAAGGACGGAGCTAATAGGCGTCACCGGCCACCACGACCCCTCCGTCGTGACATACGCCGTCGAAAACTGGCCCGTCGACGCCGTCCTCATCCCGGTGAACCCCCTGGAGGGGGTTCTAGGCGGGTTCCTCGACGGGACGATCGGGGCGGCGAAGGAGCGGGGGATCGCCGTCATCGGGATGAAGGTCCTGGGGGGCTCCCACTACATAAACCCCCGGGCCGGGATCGGCCCCGACCTCCTCCTCCGGTACGCTTTAACTCAGGAGGTATCCCTCATCATCGTCGGCTGCTCGACCCCCGAGGAGGTCCGGCTCCTCGCCCGGATGGGGCGGGAGCTGGAGCCTTTGTCCGGAGAAGAGGAGGAGAAGCTGCTCGCCCTCTTCCGACCGTATGCGAGGAGGCTTGCGTTCTATCGGGGAGGGGGGCCAGGCTGA
- a CDS encoding GNAT family N-acetyltransferase, with amino-acid sequence MAGEVERDDMDDGGLRRDLEGRAMNGGRGVQVKLLEIDHQMAAAMERGAGEFEARFRVSLGESSEVAGVVISQTRGMVEADPRDRPWGGYLAIDPLTAKVVGTCAFKARPAEEGSVEIAYFTFPPFEGKGYGTAMALRLIEMAESSRKVGRILAHTLPERSGSTRILEKAGMSLIGEVIDPEDGLVWRWARDLEGAGSGKPRPP; translated from the coding sequence TTGGCCGGGGAGGTGGAGAGAGATGACATGGACGACGGAGGCCTTCGGCGGGATCTGGAGGGGCGGGCTATGAATGGAGGAAGGGGGGTTCAGGTGAAGCTCCTCGAAATTGACCATCAGATGGCTGCGGCCATGGAAAGGGGGGCCGGGGAGTTTGAGGCCCGTTTCAGGGTGAGCTTGGGCGAGAGCTCCGAGGTGGCAGGGGTGGTGATCTCCCAGACTCGTGGGATGGTCGAGGCAGACCCGAGGGATCGGCCGTGGGGAGGCTACCTAGCCATCGATCCCCTCACGGCGAAGGTCGTCGGCACATGCGCCTTCAAGGCGAGGCCGGCGGAAGAAGGCTCCGTCGAGATCGCCTACTTCACCTTCCCCCCCTTTGAGGGGAAGGGGTACGGGACGGCGATGGCCCTCCGGCTGATCGAGATGGCAGAGTCGTCCAGGAAGGTCGGGAGGATCCTGGCCCACACCCTCCCTGAGAGGAGCGGATCGACGAGGATCCTGGAAAAGGCCGGGATGAGCCTCATCGGCGAGGTGATCGATCCGGAAGATGGCCTCGTATGGCGGTGGGCTCGGGATCTCGAGGGCGCGGGGTCGGGGAAGCCCCGACCTCCATGA
- a CDS encoding class I SAM-dependent methyltransferase, with protein MSRDDRIETPAMLKLHPTASLVTLWSLPLYAGAGAQVRDFLKMLDLSSGEGLLRRCNDICDWYGEVILNRKHFIKRTAKGLIAGREGPVQIVILASGKSPLALELLVEEGSRISGVFEVDLAGMEEKARLYSRLLPPGAGMLRCLEADVAGSDLAERLAEGGFNPDAPAIFVMEGISYYLSEEDLAGIVSGLRSGGRNRLILEYLVPCPEVRWERREIPRRIFSLIREEAGAGRITCYTRGELSALFKELGGRVVSTSSMAEMEQLRLGINGRFLKAEDGWIEGLVAAL; from the coding sequence ATGTCCAGAGACGATAGGATCGAGACCCCGGCCATGCTGAAGCTCCACCCCACCGCCAGCCTGGTGACCCTCTGGTCCCTCCCCCTCTACGCCGGGGCGGGGGCGCAGGTTCGGGATTTTTTGAAGATGCTGGATCTCTCCTCCGGCGAGGGGCTCCTCCGAAGATGTAATGACATCTGCGACTGGTACGGCGAGGTGATCCTCAACAGAAAGCATTTCATAAAGAGGACCGCGAAAGGGCTCATCGCCGGGCGGGAGGGGCCGGTCCAGATCGTCATCCTCGCCTCCGGAAAGTCGCCGCTGGCCCTCGAGCTCCTCGTCGAGGAAGGATCCAGGATCTCCGGGGTCTTCGAGGTGGACCTCGCGGGGATGGAGGAGAAGGCCCGCCTCTACAGCCGCCTCCTCCCGCCGGGGGCGGGGATGCTGAGGTGCCTGGAGGCGGACGTCGCCGGATCCGATCTCGCCGAGAGGCTCGCCGAGGGGGGTTTCAACCCGGACGCTCCGGCGATCTTCGTCATGGAGGGGATCAGCTACTACCTTTCGGAGGAGGATCTGGCGGGGATCGTCTCAGGGCTTCGGTCCGGGGGGAGGAACCGGCTCATCCTCGAGTACCTCGTCCCCTGCCCCGAGGTGAGGTGGGAGAGGAGGGAGATCCCCCGGCGGATCTTCTCACTGATCCGAGAGGAGGCGGGGGCGGGAAGGATCACCTGCTACACCCGGGGAGAGCTCTCGGCCCTCTTCAAAGAGCTCGGAGGAAGGGTCGTCTCCACCTCCAGCATGGCGGAGATGGAGCAGCTCCGCCTCGGCATTAACGGGCGTTTCCTCAAGGCGGAAGATGGATGGATCGAGGGGCTCGTCGCCGCCTTATGA
- a CDS encoding DNA double-strand break repair nuclease NurA has protein sequence MIEKEKLAGAARALGEYLAPVDPDEFEAETGIRGDDFREIVPQEFDGRIFAIDGSNVVVFDLGAVSLNRIRAGYVVYRGTEWEKTAITCDDLFVADRENYSQHFNRYRKGIFDIEEPFELQSKEELDRMATFYRDLQEHVALFEAVLEAEAGDVVLYDGGFSLWREPYHREVFDRIFERAGERGVDLLAISKSSQLSWGRGIARPLLRSVDRVGCAAVPGSPWLVRLSGRRAMREEPWGGETFAARLHPGSTHAFRVDAPGRTAGSIDEILGRIAFYSRSSESPGYPHALFRAHQEMKIPIQERNFTRLSLFEELRGLGFSDGEVRGALDYHEILDSIKRR, from the coding sequence ATGATCGAGAAGGAGAAGCTCGCCGGGGCCGCCCGGGCATTGGGGGAGTACCTCGCCCCCGTCGACCCCGACGAGTTCGAGGCGGAGACGGGGATCCGCGGCGACGACTTTCGCGAGATCGTCCCCCAGGAGTTCGACGGCCGGATCTTCGCCATCGACGGGTCCAACGTCGTCGTCTTCGACCTTGGAGCCGTCAGCCTGAACAGGATCAGGGCCGGCTACGTCGTCTACCGCGGCACCGAGTGGGAGAAGACCGCCATCACCTGTGACGACCTCTTCGTCGCCGATCGGGAGAACTACAGCCAGCACTTCAACCGGTATAGAAAGGGCATCTTCGACATTGAGGAACCCTTCGAGCTACAGTCCAAGGAAGAGCTCGACCGGATGGCGACCTTCTATCGGGACCTCCAGGAGCACGTCGCCCTCTTCGAGGCGGTCCTGGAGGCGGAGGCCGGCGACGTCGTCCTCTACGACGGGGGCTTCTCCCTCTGGAGGGAGCCCTACCACCGGGAGGTCTTCGACAGGATATTCGAACGGGCCGGGGAGAGGGGGGTGGACCTCCTGGCCATCAGCAAGTCCAGCCAGCTCTCCTGGGGGCGGGGGATCGCCAGGCCCCTCCTCAGGAGCGTCGATCGCGTCGGTTGCGCCGCCGTCCCCGGCAGCCCCTGGCTCGTCCGGCTCAGCGGCAGGAGGGCGATGAGGGAGGAGCCCTGGGGCGGAGAGACCTTCGCCGCCCGCCTCCACCCCGGATCGACCCACGCCTTCCGGGTCGACGCCCCCGGCCGGACGGCGGGGTCGATAGATGAGATCCTCGGGCGGATCGCCTTCTACTCCCGCTCCTCCGAGAGCCCCGGCTACCCCCACGCCCTCTTCAGGGCCCATCAGGAGATGAAGATCCCGATCCAGGAGCGAAACTTCACCCGGCTATCCCTCTTCGAGGAGCTCCGGGGGCTGGGATTTTCTGATGGAGAGGTCCGGGGCGCCCTGGACTATCACGAGATCCTCGATTCGATCAAGAGGAGATAG